A single window of Ananas comosus cultivar F153 linkage group 17, ASM154086v1, whole genome shotgun sequence DNA harbors:
- the LOC109723484 gene encoding uncharacterized protein LOC109723484 gives MEGLIPLVYKAIKRRNTTKHYRSLSTGGALMNESELSFNDRAFVAASSENQKAVFEMNDYHIFMTPQGEKLEDSSNGKGDGRQKQGPMQALPRETFSPVKQVEPVGKGGYRGRSKSVA, from the coding sequence ATGGAGGGGTTGATTCCTTTAGTCTACAAAGCGATCAAGAGAAGGAACACGACGAAGCACTACCGGTCTCTCTCGACAGGAGGCGCACTGATGAACGAAAGCGAGCTCAGCTTCAATGATCGAGCGTTCGTGGCAGCGTCTTCTGAGAACCAGAAGGCGGTGTTCGAGATGAACGACTACCACATCTTCATGACTCCTCAAGGAGAGAAGCTTGAAGACTCTAGTAATGGAAAAGGCGACGGCCGACAAAAGCAAGGGCCAATGCAGGCGCTTCCTCGCGAGACCTTCTCTCCGGTGAAACAGGTCGAGCCAGTAGGGAAGGGTGGTTATCGCGGCAGGAGTAAGTCAGTAGCATAA
- the LOC109722754 gene encoding uncharacterized protein LOC109722754 isoform X1 — protein sequence MALRLPLSRSSATSIFSSSIHSTRFLRISERSNYCPLRTFAVAKSEKIHLPKKKKRLDEVCLERYQQYSRTFIQSWILQGKVLVDGRVVSKAGTPVSDKSVVEIKAVVPKYVCRAGYKLEAAIEEFGVDVVGKVALDSGLSTGGFTDCLLQHGASYVYGVDVGYGQVAEKIRQDERVGVIERTNLRYLSELPQLVDLVTLDLSFISILLVMPAVVNVMKSESTLITLVKPQFEARKSQVGGGGVVRDPQVHQEVLDRIIKGVEDFGFHSKGWIESPIKGAEGNTEFLVCFQRIPKAT from the exons ATGGCGTTAAGGCTTCCACTCTCCCGCTCTTCTGCGACCTCCATCTTCTCTTCTTCGATTCACTCCACAAGATTCCTGC GAATAAGTGAGCGATCTAATTATTGCCCCCTCAGGACTTTTGCAGTggcaaaatctgaaaaaattcATCTGCCTAAGAA GAAAAAGCGATTGGATGAGGTATGTCTTGAGAGATATCAGCAGTACAGCCGAACCTTCATCCAGTCATGGATTCTGCAAG GCAAAGTTCTTGTGGATGGAAGAGTTGTAAGCAAAGCCGGAACACCTGTATCCGATAAGTCGGTTGTCGAGATAAAGGCTGTGGTCCCCAAATATGTATGTAG AGCAGGATACAAGCTCGAGGCAGCTATCGAAGAATTTGGTGTTGATGTCGTCGGAAAAGTAGCGCTTGATTCAGGGTTGTCCACAGGTGGTTTTACTGATTGTTTACTTCAGCACGGCGCGTCATATGTTTACGGTGTTGATGTTGGCTATGGACAG GTGGCTGAAAAGATTCGCCAAGACGAGCGTGTCGGTGTAATTGAACGAACAAATTTAAGATATCTTTCTGAGCTACCACAACTAGTTGACTTGGTGACACTAGACTTATCATTCATCTCTATACTTCTG GTTATGCCTGCAGTAGTCAATGTTATGAAGTCGGAATCTACATTGATAACATTGGTCAAGCCGCAGTTTGAGGCTCGTAAATCCCAG GTAGGAGGTGGTGGTGTTGTGAGAGATCCTCAGGTGCATCAAGAA GTTCTCGACAGGATAATTAAGGGCGTAGAAGATTTCGGATTTCACAGCAAAGGATGGATAGAGTCACCAATTAAGGGCGCCGAAGGGAACACTGAATTTCTCGTCTGCTTTCAGAGAATACCCAAGGCGACATAA
- the LOC109722754 gene encoding uncharacterized protein LOC109722754 isoform X2 yields MALRLPLSRSSATSIFSSSIHSTRFLLAKSEKIHLPKKKKRLDEVCLERYQQYSRTFIQSWILQGKVLVDGRVVSKAGTPVSDKSVVEIKAVVPKYVCRAGYKLEAAIEEFGVDVVGKVALDSGLSTGGFTDCLLQHGASYVYGVDVGYGQVAEKIRQDERVGVIERTNLRYLSELPQLVDLVTLDLSFISILLVMPAVVNVMKSESTLITLVKPQFEARKSQVGGGGVVRDPQVHQEVLDRIIKGVEDFGFHSKGWIESPIKGAEGNTEFLVCFQRIPKAT; encoded by the exons ATGGCGTTAAGGCTTCCACTCTCCCGCTCTTCTGCGACCTCCATCTTCTCTTCTTCGATTCACTCCACAAGATTCCTGC TggcaaaatctgaaaaaattcATCTGCCTAAGAA GAAAAAGCGATTGGATGAGGTATGTCTTGAGAGATATCAGCAGTACAGCCGAACCTTCATCCAGTCATGGATTCTGCAAG GCAAAGTTCTTGTGGATGGAAGAGTTGTAAGCAAAGCCGGAACACCTGTATCCGATAAGTCGGTTGTCGAGATAAAGGCTGTGGTCCCCAAATATGTATGTAG AGCAGGATACAAGCTCGAGGCAGCTATCGAAGAATTTGGTGTTGATGTCGTCGGAAAAGTAGCGCTTGATTCAGGGTTGTCCACAGGTGGTTTTACTGATTGTTTACTTCAGCACGGCGCGTCATATGTTTACGGTGTTGATGTTGGCTATGGACAG GTGGCTGAAAAGATTCGCCAAGACGAGCGTGTCGGTGTAATTGAACGAACAAATTTAAGATATCTTTCTGAGCTACCACAACTAGTTGACTTGGTGACACTAGACTTATCATTCATCTCTATACTTCTG GTTATGCCTGCAGTAGTCAATGTTATGAAGTCGGAATCTACATTGATAACATTGGTCAAGCCGCAGTTTGAGGCTCGTAAATCCCAG GTAGGAGGTGGTGGTGTTGTGAGAGATCCTCAGGTGCATCAAGAA GTTCTCGACAGGATAATTAAGGGCGTAGAAGATTTCGGATTTCACAGCAAAGGATGGATAGAGTCACCAATTAAGGGCGCCGAAGGGAACACTGAATTTCTCGTCTGCTTTCAGAGAATACCCAAGGCGACATAA
- the LOC109722803 gene encoding cytochrome b5-like — protein MSKIYSPSEVSLHTSKKDCWLIIHGKVYDVTNFLEDHPGGEDALLHASASGDATESFEDVGHSSSATSMMESYLIGSIEGYVKADKAPAAQNSTQKAAAAAAASPSSSSFLDFLLPLIVLAFAFAAWYYLTFQAKAKTGHQEL, from the exons ATGTCTAAGATATACTCTCCTTCAGAGGTCTCCCTCCACACCTCAAAAAAAGATTGCTGGTTGATCATCCATGGCAAG GTTTATGATGTGACCAATTTCTTAGAGGATCATCCAGGAGGGGAGGATGCTCTCCTCCATGCTTCAG CTTCCGGGGATGCCACGGAGTCATTCGAGGACGTGGGCCACAGCTCGTCGGCGACGAGCATGATGGAGAGCTACCTCATCGGCTCCATTGAGGGCTACGTGAAGGCGGATAAGGCTCCGGCGGCGCAAAATAGCACTCAgaaagctgctgctgctgctgctgcttctccgTCATCATCAAGCTTCTTGGACTTCCTCCTTCCCCTAATCGTCCTCGCCTTCGCATTTGCAGCCTGGTACTATCTCACCTTTCAGGCCAAGGCCAAAACAGGGCATCAAGAACTCTGA
- the LOC109722754 gene encoding uncharacterized protein LOC109722754 isoform X3, with protein MALRLPLSRSSATSIFSSSIHSTRFLRISERSNYCPLRTFAVAKSEKIHLPKKKKRLDEVCLERYQQYSRTFIQSWILQGKVLVDGRVVSKAGTPVSDKSVVEIKAVVPKYVCRAGYKLEAAIEEFGVDVVGKVALDSGLSTGGFTDCLLQHGASYVYGVDVGYGQVMPAVVNVMKSESTLITLVKPQFEARKSQVGGGGVVRDPQVHQEVLDRIIKGVEDFGFHSKGWIESPIKGAEGNTEFLVCFQRIPKAT; from the exons ATGGCGTTAAGGCTTCCACTCTCCCGCTCTTCTGCGACCTCCATCTTCTCTTCTTCGATTCACTCCACAAGATTCCTGC GAATAAGTGAGCGATCTAATTATTGCCCCCTCAGGACTTTTGCAGTggcaaaatctgaaaaaattcATCTGCCTAAGAA GAAAAAGCGATTGGATGAGGTATGTCTTGAGAGATATCAGCAGTACAGCCGAACCTTCATCCAGTCATGGATTCTGCAAG GCAAAGTTCTTGTGGATGGAAGAGTTGTAAGCAAAGCCGGAACACCTGTATCCGATAAGTCGGTTGTCGAGATAAAGGCTGTGGTCCCCAAATATGTATGTAG AGCAGGATACAAGCTCGAGGCAGCTATCGAAGAATTTGGTGTTGATGTCGTCGGAAAAGTAGCGCTTGATTCAGGGTTGTCCACAGGTGGTTTTACTGATTGTTTACTTCAGCACGGCGCGTCATATGTTTACGGTGTTGATGTTGGCTATGGACAG GTTATGCCTGCAGTAGTCAATGTTATGAAGTCGGAATCTACATTGATAACATTGGTCAAGCCGCAGTTTGAGGCTCGTAAATCCCAG GTAGGAGGTGGTGGTGTTGTGAGAGATCCTCAGGTGCATCAAGAA GTTCTCGACAGGATAATTAAGGGCGTAGAAGATTTCGGATTTCACAGCAAAGGATGGATAGAGTCACCAATTAAGGGCGCCGAAGGGAACACTGAATTTCTCGTCTGCTTTCAGAGAATACCCAAGGCGACATAA